One window of the Niallia circulans genome contains the following:
- a CDS encoding GNAT family N-acetyltransferase translates to MHSTMVNPKKDIQDIAVLLMEGFAGKFKTLNLPNREYEYLLHCLAEHILKKHSENLLIIKNENIQGILLMKPKKWYLGEFSNLLFKELSFKSFVKILLFFGSLSHEKKENEIHIDFITVSKEYRGTGIGTELIELVKNSADQSQFVTLYVSKNNNAARKLYERLGFRIVKEGTSIAGRHLHGINQWYFMEWKGIDNNEKEI, encoded by the coding sequence ATGCATAGTACGATGGTAAATCCAAAGAAAGATATACAGGATATAGCAGTTCTATTAATGGAAGGATTCGCAGGCAAATTTAAAACCTTAAATTTACCAAATAGAGAATATGAGTATTTATTGCACTGTCTCGCAGAACATATTCTAAAAAAACATAGTGAAAACTTGCTGATAATAAAGAATGAAAACATCCAAGGCATCTTATTAATGAAACCGAAAAAATGGTACTTAGGAGAATTTTCGAACCTTTTGTTCAAAGAGCTGAGTTTTAAATCATTTGTCAAAATACTCCTTTTTTTCGGGTCACTCAGTCACGAGAAGAAAGAGAACGAAATTCATATAGACTTTATCACTGTATCTAAAGAATATAGAGGGACGGGAATTGGAACGGAACTTATTGAATTGGTTAAAAACTCAGCGGATCAAAGTCAATTTGTAACATTGTATGTTTCTAAAAATAATAATGCTGCTAGAAAACTTTATGAAAGACTTGGGTTTCGAATAGTGAAAGAAGGAACAAGCATAGCAGGAAGGCACTTACATGGAATTAACCAATGGTATTTTATGGAGTGGAAGGGAATTGATAACAATGAAAAAGAGATTTAA
- a CDS encoding alpha/beta hydrolase family protein has product MELTNGILWSGRELITMKKRFKLLIGIALILLVIIGCFLYENSYDMLEKEVTIKTEQGTLVGYLALPKTENKGVVIFVHGDGAQNATQDGGYKPLMERFAKHGFASISWNKLGVGGSSGDWLNQSMDDRAREVEEVIEWAKGQKTFNAEKIIIWGASQAGWVIPKVLKNREDITASILVAPAINWDRQGQYYTMMKMKREDRTNQEISSELNKDIEESEMIKTGISYEEYKQKTGDSSMSKERYTFVQKNISSDATEDLKNINSLIFLILAEKDENVDSEETEKIYRGLLSEKQLNVKTIPKVGHSMINPALANSELLINLSAIIAPKDTLISTEYLDYCESIVHRILNLK; this is encoded by the coding sequence ATGGAATTAACCAATGGTATTTTATGGAGTGGAAGGGAATTGATAACAATGAAAAAGAGATTTAAATTACTTATTGGCATTGCGTTGATTCTGTTGGTGATTATTGGATGTTTCCTTTATGAAAATAGTTACGATATGCTGGAGAAAGAGGTGACGATCAAAACAGAGCAAGGAACGTTAGTTGGCTATCTTGCTCTTCCCAAAACAGAGAACAAGGGAGTAGTTATATTTGTTCATGGAGATGGTGCGCAAAATGCAACACAAGATGGTGGTTACAAGCCATTAATGGAACGTTTTGCAAAACATGGTTTTGCCTCTATTTCCTGGAATAAACTTGGTGTGGGAGGATCATCTGGAGATTGGTTAAATCAATCGATGGACGATCGAGCGAGAGAAGTAGAAGAAGTAATTGAATGGGCAAAAGGGCAGAAGACTTTTAATGCAGAGAAAATTATTATTTGGGGAGCCAGCCAGGCTGGCTGGGTAATTCCTAAAGTACTGAAGAATCGAGAAGATATTACTGCTTCTATATTAGTAGCTCCGGCAATTAATTGGGATAGACAAGGGCAATATTATACTATGATGAAAATGAAACGCGAGGATAGGACAAATCAGGAAATAAGCAGTGAACTAAATAAAGACATAGAGGAGTCTGAAATGATTAAAACTGGTATCTCTTATGAGGAATATAAGCAAAAAACAGGAGATAGCAGTATGTCCAAAGAAAGATATACGTTTGTACAAAAGAATATTTCGTCAGATGCAACAGAAGATCTTAAAAACATAAACTCCCTGATATTTTTAATATTAGCTGAGAAGGATGAAAACGTAGATTCTGAAGAAACTGAGAAGATTTACAGGGGTTTATTGTCAGAAAAACAATTAAATGTGAAAACAATACCTAAAGTAGGACATTCTATGATAAATCCAGCTTTGGCTAATTCAGAACTTCTGATAAACCTAAGTGCTATTATAGCTCCAAAAGATACATTGATTAGCACAGAGTATCTTGATTACTGTGAAAGTATTGTCCACCGCATTTTAAATTTGAAATAA
- a CDS encoding MazG nucleotide pyrophosphohydrolase domain-containing protein, with product MNVTEFQEWVKDYYKSRGWSELDIFIRIGFLAEETGEVARAIRALEIGRDRPDEARGSYEENKQELTEELGDVLGNLIVIANKYNIPLEEVFQSHKKKLSDRYSNV from the coding sequence ATGAATGTAACGGAATTTCAGGAATGGGTAAAGGATTATTATAAAAGTAGAGGCTGGTCTGAACTAGATATATTTATTCGAATTGGCTTTCTAGCAGAAGAAACAGGCGAGGTTGCACGGGCTATAAGAGCTCTTGAAATTGGTAGAGACAGGCCAGATGAAGCAAGAGGCTCTTATGAGGAAAATAAACAAGAGTTAACGGAAGAATTAGGCGATGTACTAGGTAATTTAATTGTAATTGCTAACAAGTACAACATTCCACTAGAAGAAGTGTTTCAGTCACATAAAAAGAAACTATCAGATCGTTATTCTAATGTTTAG
- a CDS encoding MerR family transcriptional regulator gives MKDIFTIGEVSRLFQLKSSALRYYCDIGLLTPTYVDPVTGYRYFSTAHFERLNTIKYLQTLGLSLQEIQTFVDNRDPVYLVNQLHAQREITHQKIKELQEIKQKIDNRIQQIEDALSQQDIGVVKEQIFPIREMVVLRQTIPSGADLELFIRNLENSSKLQSAVFLGKIGMSIAKQKIEKGQFDFYDAIFLLLENEAVDEAVQEEIPGGLYVTLRFQGTHAAASTYYEQLLQYIKQKHYEIIGDSVEVTHIDYGLSNNTNKFVTEIQIPVITS, from the coding sequence ATGAAAGACATTTTTACAATTGGGGAAGTATCGCGACTATTTCAGTTAAAAAGCAGTGCACTTCGTTATTATTGCGATATTGGCTTACTAACACCAACTTATGTAGACCCTGTAACTGGATATCGATACTTTTCCACAGCGCATTTTGAACGGCTCAATACAATTAAATATTTACAGACACTTGGACTATCACTGCAAGAAATACAAACCTTTGTCGATAATCGTGATCCGGTTTACTTAGTGAACCAACTACATGCTCAACGTGAAATTACACATCAAAAAATTAAAGAATTACAAGAAATTAAACAAAAAATAGATAATCGAATACAACAAATTGAAGATGCTCTTTCACAGCAGGATATTGGAGTCGTTAAAGAACAGATCTTCCCAATACGAGAAATGGTGGTGTTACGCCAAACTATTCCAAGTGGAGCCGATTTAGAACTCTTCATTCGCAATCTTGAAAATAGCTCTAAATTACAATCGGCCGTTTTTTTAGGGAAAATTGGTATGTCAATTGCGAAGCAAAAAATAGAAAAGGGGCAATTTGATTTTTATGATGCCATCTTTTTATTATTAGAAAATGAGGCTGTAGATGAAGCGGTACAAGAGGAAATTCCGGGAGGTCTATATGTTACATTGCGCTTTCAAGGAACACACGCTGCTGCCAGTACGTATTATGAACAGCTTTTACAGTATATAAAACAAAAACACTATGAAATCATAGGCGACTCTGTTGAAGTGACACATATTGATTATGGTTTATCGAATAATACAAACAAGTTTGTCACCGAAATCCAAATTCCTGTTATAACTTCTTGA
- a CDS encoding DUF554 domain-containing protein yields the protein MIGTIVNTIAIIIGSAVGGFLKKGIKDEYQSALFTAMGFAAVALGITAVVQNMSNSEYPVLFIVSLAIGGLVGTILEIDAHFQKLVNRFSQSDLSKGLSTGILLFCMGTLSILGPIESALHNNYTYLFTNATLDLVTSMALAVTYGFGIAFTAGVLFVWQMLIYLCAQYLESFLTNALMTEISIVGGILILGSGLSILEIKETKSLNMLPALFIPVLWFVGLVLFK from the coding sequence ATGATTGGTACAATTGTGAATACCATCGCCATTATAATTGGTAGTGCAGTAGGTGGCTTTTTAAAAAAGGGAATTAAAGACGAATACCAATCAGCTTTATTTACAGCAATGGGATTTGCAGCTGTCGCACTTGGTATCACCGCTGTTGTACAAAATATGTCAAATAGTGAGTATCCTGTACTATTTATCGTAAGTTTAGCTATCGGAGGATTAGTAGGAACTATTCTCGAAATCGATGCACATTTCCAAAAGCTCGTTAATCGATTTTCGCAATCTGATTTAAGTAAAGGCTTATCAACTGGGATTTTACTTTTTTGTATGGGTACCCTGTCTATTTTAGGTCCTATAGAAAGTGCGTTACACAATAATTATACTTATTTATTTACCAATGCTACCTTAGATTTGGTGACATCGATGGCGTTAGCAGTGACATATGGTTTTGGGATAGCATTTACTGCGGGAGTATTATTTGTTTGGCAAATGTTAATTTACTTATGTGCCCAATACTTAGAATCATTTTTAACGAATGCGTTAATGACGGAAATATCAATTGTTGGAGGAATTTTAATTCTAGGTTCAGGTTTATCGATTTTAGAGATTAAGGAAACTAAATCGTTAAATATGCTGCCAGCGCTGTTTATACCTGTACTTTGGTTTGTTGGATTGGTCTTATTTAAATAA
- a CDS encoding ABC transporter permease: protein MNKLIYNEMLKLVKSKRLLVVTIIIGIMIMMFTYAQHREMENVKKRIGDTDWRVTLQQSIVDMQNRIGSSGISEEFRSQLKVRIDQSQYYLDHNINPQDPGAPTFLRVFLDNSIQLLLPLMVMIISADMVSSEKSLGTIKLLLTRPVRRWKILLSKYITLILSVSFILLMFGLFSYLISGLFFGYTGWTAPVLTGFTVEAGELNTANVHLVPQWQYILMIFGLGWFVSVVVGTLSFMFSVLIKSTAAGMGAMLAFLISGTIISSIASSWESAKYFFMVNLRLTDYLQGNIPPIEGMSLPFSLMVLSIWGLAGIIISFLVFTRRDVY from the coding sequence GTGAATAAACTCATCTATAATGAAATGCTAAAGCTCGTGAAAAGTAAACGCTTATTGGTTGTGACGATTATCATCGGAATAATGATCATGATGTTTACCTATGCACAGCATCGTGAAATGGAAAATGTCAAAAAAAGAATTGGCGATACAGACTGGCGCGTCACCCTGCAGCAATCAATTGTCGATATGCAAAACAGAATCGGTTCAAGCGGGATTTCCGAAGAATTCCGCTCCCAGTTAAAAGTTCGCATCGACCAAAGTCAGTATTATCTCGACCATAACATCAACCCGCAAGATCCAGGTGCTCCCACCTTTTTGCGCGTGTTTCTCGATAATTCCATCCAGCTGCTGCTACCGTTAATGGTAATGATTATTTCAGCTGATATGGTTTCTTCGGAAAAAAGTTTAGGGACCATTAAGCTGTTGCTGACAAGACCAGTAAGGCGTTGGAAAATCCTTTTAAGCAAATATATTACGCTTATTCTATCAGTTTCCTTTATCTTACTTATGTTCGGGCTATTTTCTTATCTTATTTCCGGATTATTCTTTGGATATACGGGATGGACTGCACCAGTGCTAACTGGATTTACCGTGGAGGCTGGTGAATTAAATACTGCCAATGTCCATTTAGTCCCACAATGGCAATACATTCTCATGATTTTTGGACTCGGCTGGTTTGTGTCTGTTGTCGTAGGGACACTTTCCTTTATGTTCTCTGTCCTTATTAAAAGTACAGCAGCAGGAATGGGCGCTATGCTCGCATTCTTGATTTCTGGTACTATCATTAGTTCGATCGCTTCTTCATGGGAATCAGCCAAATACTTTTTCATGGTAAACTTGCGTCTAACAGATTATCTCCAAGGGAATATACCGCCAATAGAAGGCATGTCCCTGCCGTTTTCCCTGATGGTACTATCTATTTGGGGACTTGCCGGGATTATTATCTCCTTCCTTGTCTTTACGAGAAGGGATGTTTACTAA
- a CDS encoding ABC transporter ATP-binding protein, whose translation MSDITLSVSHLTKKIGKRAIIKGISFELKSGEVFGFLGPNGAGKTTTIRMLVGLIKPTSGQISICGYDVKKDFSKAMERLGCIVENPELYPYLTGWENLKYFARMLTNADDKRITEVVELVGLTERIHDKVKTYSLGMRQRLGIGQALLSRPKVLILDEPTNGLDPSGIREMRQFIRFLAKEEGLSVLVSSHLLSEIQLLCDRVSIILDGKIIHTESVYTLLTQKEKLIWRFTPLEKGIEILNKLAPSVTVQEEMVITPYIEEEVSKWSRSLMEANVAIKEMNRQIPSLEHLFLELTGGDSVGE comes from the coding sequence ATGAGTGACATTACGTTATCAGTTTCGCATTTAACGAAAAAAATCGGAAAGCGGGCTATTATTAAAGGCATTAGCTTTGAATTAAAAAGCGGAGAAGTATTCGGTTTTCTCGGACCAAATGGTGCTGGGAAAACAACAACCATCCGGATGCTTGTTGGATTAATCAAACCTACCTCTGGTCAAATATCCATTTGCGGCTATGATGTAAAAAAGGATTTTTCCAAAGCAATGGAGCGTTTAGGCTGTATTGTAGAAAATCCAGAGCTTTATCCTTATTTGACCGGATGGGAAAACTTAAAATACTTCGCACGAATGCTGACAAATGCAGATGATAAGCGAATAACAGAAGTTGTAGAGTTAGTAGGATTAACGGAGCGTATTCATGACAAAGTAAAAACTTATTCCCTAGGAATGCGCCAGCGTCTTGGAATTGGACAGGCATTATTAAGCAGGCCGAAAGTTTTGATACTAGATGAACCAACCAATGGATTAGACCCTTCTGGGATAAGAGAAATGAGGCAGTTCATTCGTTTTCTGGCAAAAGAAGAAGGTCTAAGTGTATTAGTCTCCAGCCATTTATTAAGTGAGATTCAGCTCTTATGTGATCGTGTATCCATTATTTTAGACGGTAAAATCATCCATACTGAATCAGTATATACTTTACTGACGCAAAAGGAAAAATTAATTTGGCGATTTACCCCGTTAGAAAAGGGAATAGAAATCTTGAATAAACTTGCTCCATCTGTCACAGTCCAGGAAGAAATGGTGATTACCCCCTATATAGAAGAAGAAGTTTCTAAGTGGAGTCGTTCATTGATGGAAGCCAATGTCGCTATAAAAGAAATGAATCGGCAAATCCCTTCGCTTGAGCATCTATTCTTAGAGCTAACAGGAGGTGATTCTGTCGGTGAATAA
- a CDS encoding GDSL-type esterase/lipase family protein, whose translation MRKNITLSILIGSSIVCLLWLIGLGWVLIDYNNQPESSAKIASEEKIKEMEKDGIRLLALGDSLTRGTGDDTGKGYVGYLSDALEEKTEEEITITNYGIKGLTTDKLAEQVKEDEVQRQITHADLLFITIGGNDLFQGGESLSELNEDSISKLMKAYSEQLQAVLSSIRSINKDAPIYLMGLYNPFNDLDNSALTSQVVRTWNNATAEICAKYKQTIFVPTYDIFQQNVQQYLYSDHFHPNKKGYQLMAERVASLISWEVNDNE comes from the coding sequence TTGCGGAAAAACATAACATTATCGATTTTAATCGGATCAAGCATTGTTTGTTTACTCTGGCTAATTGGCTTAGGCTGGGTATTAATCGACTATAACAATCAGCCTGAAAGCAGCGCTAAAATAGCTAGTGAAGAGAAAATAAAAGAAATGGAGAAAGATGGCATACGTCTTTTAGCTCTAGGTGATTCCCTTACCCGTGGAACCGGTGATGATACGGGTAAGGGTTATGTTGGTTATCTTTCTGATGCCTTAGAAGAAAAAACAGAGGAAGAAATCACCATTACCAACTATGGGATCAAAGGATTAACGACTGATAAATTGGCCGAACAAGTAAAAGAAGACGAAGTACAAAGACAAATAACTCATGCTGACCTTCTCTTTATAACCATTGGCGGGAACGATCTTTTTCAAGGGGGAGAATCTTTATCTGAACTCAATGAAGATTCTATAAGTAAATTAATGAAAGCTTATTCCGAGCAATTGCAGGCGGTACTTTCATCGATTCGATCCATTAATAAAGACGCCCCCATCTATTTAATGGGCTTATATAATCCTTTTAATGATTTAGACAATAGTGCTTTAACTTCCCAAGTAGTCCGCACTTGGAATAATGCGACTGCTGAAATATGTGCTAAATATAAGCAAACTATTTTTGTTCCAACCTATGATATTTTCCAGCAGAATGTTCAGCAATATTTATATTCTGACCATTTCCATCCAAATAAAAAGGGCTATCAGCTTATGGCTGAACGGGTAGCATCCCTTATTTCCTGGGAGGTAAATGACAATGAGTGA
- a CDS encoding YitT family protein, with amino-acid sequence MPKRVLAKRIFFIIIGSILMGIGIEEFLVPNKILDGGIVGISIILSHLSGAKLGYFIFLLNIPFFYIGYKQIGKTFTLSTMLGITVLSLTTILLHDVPVFTSDLLLATVFGGIILGIGVGIVLRFGGSLDGTEVLALLFSKKSPFSVGEIIMFFNVFIFISAGFVFSWNRAMYSLIAYFIAFKVIDIVIAGLDESKSVWIISDHSEIIGETILARLGRGVTYLKGEGAYTGDTKKVIFCVINRLEEAKLKTIIEELDPAAFLAVANISEVRGGRFKKKDIH; translated from the coding sequence ATGCCGAAAAGAGTTTTAGCAAAGAGGATATTTTTCATTATTATCGGCAGTATTTTAATGGGAATAGGAATCGAGGAATTTCTTGTTCCTAATAAAATATTAGATGGAGGAATTGTCGGAATTTCTATCATTCTCTCCCATTTATCTGGCGCGAAATTAGGCTATTTTATCTTTTTACTCAATATTCCCTTCTTCTACATCGGCTACAAGCAAATTGGCAAGACTTTTACTCTTTCCACTATGCTAGGCATCACAGTCCTTTCTCTTACTACGATATTATTACATGATGTACCTGTATTTACATCGGATTTACTTCTCGCAACGGTATTTGGCGGAATTATCCTCGGCATTGGCGTGGGAATTGTCCTCCGTTTCGGCGGCTCCCTTGATGGAACAGAGGTATTAGCTCTCCTTTTCAGTAAAAAAAGCCCCTTTTCTGTTGGCGAAATCATTATGTTTTTTAACGTCTTCATCTTTATTAGTGCTGGATTTGTTTTCTCATGGAATCGGGCCATGTATTCATTAATTGCCTATTTTATCGCTTTTAAAGTCATTGATATTGTTATAGCTGGTCTAGATGAATCAAAATCGGTCTGGATTATTAGCGATCATTCAGAAATCATCGGAGAAACGATATTGGCAAGGCTTGGGCGTGGCGTTACATATCTAAAGGGCGAAGGTGCCTATACTGGTGACACGAAAAAAGTAATTTTTTGTGTCATTAACCGTCTCGAAGAAGCAAAACTTAAAACAATTATCGAAGAGTTGGACCCTGCTGCCTTTCTTGCCGTTGCCAACATCTCGGAAGTTCGCGGAGGCAGGTTCAAGAAAAAAGATATTCATTAA
- the corA gene encoding magnesium/cobalt transporter CorA, whose translation MIHSLAINKKKQLLTDLSVEDLVAGDYEWFWVDFDQPIDEEIEKLHHPFNFHPLSIEDCLHNLQRPKIDYFETYTFFVTHCLNPKTVKKDELNIFLGKNFIVTFHHHASVEVNAVKEMLLKEETAAWTQYTILYQLLDHLVDNYFPIVYQIEDSLAEIDENPTNKTMEALLDELFSTRHQLLSLRHTVVPMKDLLHQMINTEKLAALLMKREYYSDIYDHLLKISELIESNRELTTDIRDSYLSYNSHHSNRIMQILTVITTIFMPLSFLAGLYGMNFLNMPELHWKYGYFLLLFVMVSIGVGMFILFKRKGWFK comes from the coding sequence ATGATTCATTCTCTCGCTATAAATAAAAAGAAGCAGCTACTCACTGATCTTTCCGTTGAAGATCTAGTTGCAGGTGATTATGAATGGTTTTGGGTTGACTTTGATCAGCCAATCGATGAGGAAATTGAAAAATTACATCATCCTTTTAATTTTCACCCCTTATCTATTGAAGATTGTCTTCATAATTTACAAAGGCCTAAAATTGATTATTTTGAAACCTATACCTTTTTTGTCACTCATTGTTTAAACCCTAAAACAGTGAAGAAGGACGAGCTTAATATTTTTTTGGGCAAAAACTTTATCGTTACTTTCCATCATCATGCCTCTGTGGAAGTCAATGCCGTAAAAGAAATGTTACTAAAAGAGGAAACTGCAGCATGGACACAATACACGATTCTTTATCAGCTACTCGATCACCTCGTAGATAATTATTTTCCTATTGTCTATCAAATTGAGGATTCTCTCGCAGAAATCGATGAAAATCCTACTAATAAAACGATGGAAGCATTGCTGGATGAATTATTTTCTACTAGGCATCAGCTGCTTTCCTTGCGACATACAGTCGTCCCAATGAAAGATTTATTACATCAAATGATTAATACGGAAAAACTGGCTGCTCTCTTAATGAAAAGAGAATATTATTCTGATATCTATGACCATTTATTAAAAATCAGTGAACTAATTGAATCCAATCGTGAATTAACAACAGACATAAGGGATAGTTATCTATCCTATAATTCTCATCATTCCAATCGAATTATGCAAATCCTTACGGTTATTACAACTATTTTTATGCCACTAAGTTTCTTAGCAGGCTTATACGGAATGAATTTTTTAAATATGCCGGAGCTGCACTGGAAATATGGCTACTTCCTTCTATTATTTGTTATGGTGAGCATAGGAGTGGGCATGTTTATATTGTTCAAAAGAAAAGGATGGTTTAAATAA
- a CDS encoding response regulator transcription factor gives MKILVIEDNESVCSMLEMFFLKEGYEGKFIHNGKEALDFFLENQDWDIIIIDWMLPGMEGVTICRKIREVSSVPIIMLTAKDSESDQVLGLEMGADDYVTKPFSPLTLMARIKAVTRRYQKETMNQGDDKFLTTEHFKISKETREVIYNNKVMTNLTPKEFDLLYYLISNPKQVFTREQLLDRVWGYQFYGDERTVDVHIKRLRNKIGTKEQPFIHTIWGVGYKFDESMVND, from the coding sequence ATGAAAATACTTGTAATCGAAGATAATGAGAGTGTTTGCTCCATGCTAGAAATGTTTTTCTTAAAAGAAGGCTATGAAGGAAAATTTATTCACAATGGAAAAGAAGCATTAGACTTTTTCCTAGAAAATCAAGACTGGGATATTATCATTATTGATTGGATGCTGCCAGGAATGGAAGGCGTTACGATTTGCCGTAAGATTAGAGAAGTTAGTTCTGTTCCGATTATTATGCTTACCGCAAAAGACAGCGAATCAGATCAAGTGCTCGGCCTGGAGATGGGAGCAGATGATTATGTAACAAAACCATTTAGTCCGTTGACGTTGATGGCTAGAATTAAAGCGGTAACGAGAAGATATCAAAAAGAAACAATGAACCAGGGTGATGATAAGTTTCTTACAACAGAGCATTTTAAAATAAGTAAGGAAACAAGAGAAGTCATCTACAATAATAAAGTAATGACTAATCTAACACCGAAAGAATTTGATCTACTTTATTATTTAATCAGTAATCCAAAACAAGTTTTCACAAGGGAACAGCTATTAGATCGAGTGTGGGGCTATCAGTTCTATGGGGATGAGAGAACGGTAGATGTCCATATCAAACGGTTAAGAAATAAGATTGGCACAAAGGAACAACCTTTTATCCATACTATTTGGGGTGTAGGTTATAAGTTTGATGAGTCAATGGTGAATGACTAA
- a CDS encoding hemolysin family protein, translating to MDIFNLVIIAILIALTAFFVASEFAIIRVRSSRINQLIEEGRKNALSAKKVTSNLDEYLSACQLGITVTALGIGWIGEETVQHVLAPLLQIIHVPATVITVLSFSLAFAFITFLHVVVGELAPKTFAIHKAEQITLWVAKPLILFYKLLYPFIWTLNGSSRIITRMFGLKAVSEHELAHTEEELRIIVSESYKNGEINQSEFKYVNNIFDFDDRIAKEIMVPRTEIASLEQSSTLEELLNLIQKEQFTRYPITDGDKDHIIGMINVKEIMTELLKSRNLTTKTLKPYIRPVIRVIETYPIQDLLLKMQKDRIHMAILMDEYGGTSGLVTVEDIIEEIVGDIWDEFDQEEVPTVRTIKENHYILDAKVLINEVNALLQIDINDEVIDTLGGWILTSNYEASEGDTVMFESYAFKILEMEDHHIKYVEVKKISDFPAQQTKHISVQQSIPSPSSEAEIVS from the coding sequence TTGGACATATTTAACTTGGTTATAATAGCCATTTTAATTGCTTTGACTGCTTTTTTTGTAGCATCAGAGTTTGCTATTATTAGAGTTCGTAGTTCAAGGATTAATCAGCTTATAGAGGAAGGTCGTAAAAATGCCCTTTCCGCCAAAAAGGTTACTAGCAATCTCGATGAATACTTATCTGCCTGCCAATTAGGTATAACTGTTACAGCGCTCGGTATTGGTTGGATTGGCGAAGAAACAGTCCAGCACGTTTTAGCACCATTACTACAAATTATCCATGTTCCTGCTACAGTAATAACCGTCTTATCCTTCTCTTTAGCATTCGCCTTCATTACTTTTTTACATGTAGTAGTCGGTGAACTTGCTCCCAAAACATTCGCGATTCATAAGGCAGAACAAATTACTTTATGGGTAGCAAAACCATTAATCCTATTTTATAAACTGCTTTATCCCTTTATATGGACCTTGAATGGCTCCTCTAGAATTATTACAAGAATGTTTGGATTAAAGGCTGTTTCAGAGCATGAGTTAGCGCATACAGAAGAAGAACTTCGGATTATTGTCTCTGAAAGTTATAAAAACGGTGAAATCAACCAATCGGAGTTTAAATATGTAAATAATATTTTTGATTTTGATGATCGAATAGCTAAAGAAATTATGGTTCCACGAACAGAAATTGCTTCTCTTGAACAATCAAGTACATTAGAGGAGTTGCTTAACCTTATCCAAAAAGAACAATTTACTCGATATCCAATCACAGATGGGGATAAAGATCATATTATCGGCATGATTAATGTAAAAGAAATCATGACAGAATTGCTTAAATCAAGAAATCTAACGACTAAAACATTAAAACCATATATAAGGCCTGTCATCCGTGTAATTGAAACCTATCCTATTCAAGATCTATTGTTAAAAATGCAAAAAGATCGTATTCATATGGCCATCTTAATGGATGAGTATGGTGGAACATCTGGATTAGTTACGGTGGAAGATATTATTGAGGAAATTGTCGGCGATATATGGGATGAATTTGATCAGGAAGAAGTCCCTACTGTGCGCACCATAAAGGAAAATCATTATATCTTGGATGCTAAGGTGCTAATAAATGAAGTAAATGCTTTACTGCAAATAGATATAAACGATGAAGTCATCGATACATTAGGCGGCTGGATTCTCACTTCTAATTACGAAGCGTCAGAAGGGGATACGGTTATGTTCGAATCTTACGCCTTTAAAATTTTAGAAATGGAGGACCATCATATCAAATACGTCGAAGTAAAAAAAATATCCGATTTCCCGGCACAGCAAACAAAGCATATTTCAGTGCAACAATCTATCCCCTCTCCTTCGTCTGAGGCTGAGATTGTGTCCTAA